Proteins from a genomic interval of Stigmatopora nigra isolate UIUO_SnigA chromosome 19, RoL_Snig_1.1, whole genome shotgun sequence:
- the LOC144212722 gene encoding heart- and neural crest derivatives-expressed protein 1-like produces MNLIGGYQHHHHHHHHHLMHEAFPFVQRCHQDAPYFQSWVLNHGEVPPDFQIQTPYPATTELTPGASVATSSQHDHERLEALQSGMSKRRTAGPKKERRRTESINTAFAELRECIPNVPADTKLSKIKTLRLATSYIAYLMDVLAKDAGDTEGFKAEIKKFENRDLKRKRDMNEGAPQDSFGIEKKAKGRTGWPQQVWALELNQ; encoded by the exons ATGAACCTGATCGGAGGCtaccagcaccaccaccaccatcatcaccaccacctcATGCACGAAGCCTTCCCGTTCGTGCAGCGCTGCCACCAGGATGCGCCCTACTTCCAGAGCTGGGTGCTCAACCACGGCGAGGTGCCTCCAGACTTCCAGATTCAGACGCCCTACCCGGCCACAACGGAGCTGACGCCGGGCGCCTCCGTTGCCACCTCCTCGCAACACGATCACGAACGCCTGGAGGCTCTGCAATCGGGCATGAGCAAGCGTCGGACGGCGGGTCCCAAGAAGGAGCGCCGACGGACGGAGAGTATCAACACAGCGTTTGCCGAACTCCGGGAGTGCATCCCTAACGTGCCCGCCGACACGAAGTTGTCGAAAATTAAGACTTTACGCCTGGCGACCAGTTACATCGCGTACCTGATGGACGTGTTGGCCAAGGACGCCGGGGACACGGAGGGTTTCAAGGCTGAAATTAAGAAATTTGAAAACCGAGATCTGAAAAGGAAAAGGGACATG AACGAAGGGGCACCCCAGGACTCGTTCGGCATCGAGAAGAAGGCGAAGGGTCGGACCGGGTGGCCGCAGCAGGTTTGGGCTCTGGAACTCAACCAATGA